A portion of the Magnolia sinica isolate HGM2019 chromosome 17, MsV1, whole genome shotgun sequence genome contains these proteins:
- the LOC131230577 gene encoding MDIS1-interacting receptor like kinase 2-like, producing MITDRIPPEIGQLTQLGVLALSSNHLIGEIPKEFGRLTSLFNLTLNDNQLFGQVPQEIGNLSNLEVLDLSMNHLSGPIPPKLGDCFKLRYLKLSENVLNGSIPFQIGNLEYLQVLLDLSQNSLNGEISQQLAKLIRLEKLNLSHNMFSGSIPSSFEEMFSLIISISSIYYQRRRNIKKQVLERSSGNSFSIWNYDGIAVFEDIVEATYSFDDKFCIETGGYGKVYKANLPTGQVVAVTKLHSFEGLDQSHQRSFRNEIQALTIICHHRNIVKLYGFYSHVRCSFLVYEYMERGTLANILSNDDRDTQLGWAPRVKVIKGVSHAISYLHHDCTLPIVHQDLSSSNVLLNLELEACVFDFGTARMLIPDLSNWTTLAGTYGYIVPG from the exons ATGATCACCGATAGAATTCCTCCTGAGATTGGGCAATTGACGCAGCTAGGAGTACTTGCTCTTTCTTCGAACCATCTAATAGGAGAGATTCCAAAGGAATTTGGGAGGCTAACTTCTTTGTTCAACTTGACTTTAAATGATAACCAGCTTTTTGGTCAGGTACCCCAAGAGATTGGAAATCTATCCAATTTGGAGGTTCTTGACCTGTCAATGAATCACCTAAGTGGTCCAATACCACCTAAATTAGGAGATTGCTTTAAACTCCGGTATCTGAAATTGAGCGAAAATGTTTTGAATGGAAGCATTCCATTTCAGATCGGTAACCTGGAATACCTACAGGTTTTATTAGATTTAAGTCAGAACTCCCTCAATGGAGAGATATCACAACAACTTGCGAAATTGATCAGGCTGGAAAAGTTAAACCTCTCCCACAACATGTTTTCAGGCTCCATTCCGTCTTCTTTTGAAGAGATGTTTAGCTT AATCATTAGTATTTCTTCCATTTATTAccaaagaagaaggaatataaagAAACAGGTTCTTGAAAGGAGCAGTGGAAATTCGttttcaatatggaattatgatgggaTTGCCGTTTTTGAAGACATTGTGGAGGCGACATACAGTTTTGATGACAAATTCTGCATCGAAACTGGAGGATATGGAAAAGTTTACAAAGCAAATCTACCAACGGGCCAGGTAGTAGCTGTGACAAAACTTCACTCATTTGAAGGTCTGGATCAATCTcatcaaagaagttttagaaatgagatacaagcaTTAACCATAATCTGTCATCATCGCAACATTGTGAAGCTCTATGGCTTTTATTCCCATGTTCGATGCTCGTTTCTTGTCTACGAGTACATGGAAAGGGGAACCTTGGCAAACATCCTGAGCAATGACGATAGAGATACGCAGTTGGGCTGGGCTCCAAGGGTGAAGGTTATTAAAGGTGTGTCCCATGCTATTTCTTACCTGCACCATGATTGCACCCTACCAATTGTCCATCAAGACCTATCAAGCAGCAATGTTCTGTTGAATTTGGAACTCGAGGCTTGTGTATTTGATTTTGGCACTGCACGAATGTTGATACCCGATTTGTCTAATTGGACTACACTCGCAGGCACTTATGGATACATTGTTCCAGGTTAG